DNA from Streptomyces sp. Edi4:
CGCACGGCCAGGTCTCGGTGTAACCGGGGGCACCTGTCCCAGTCGGTCGGGCGGCTGTCATGGTCACGGGGCTTCCCTCCGGGGTGGAGCGGCCGGCCTTGAAGGGGGGAAGGCCGGCCGTTCTCCTCCATGCAGCGAGCACCGTGTGGCGCCTGTTCGCTGCGGCGGTGGTGGCGAGAGACCAGTGCACCGCCGTAGCTTCGCCCTCGACAGGTGATTTCTTCAGATGCCGAAGGGGTGACCCCGGTGATTTTTACCTTCGGGGTGTCGTCCTTGGTGGCCGCGCCGCTACCTTGCGGTTGTGGGAGAGAACCGCAAGCTCGCTGCGGCTATGGACGACTGCCGGATAGGGCAGGCGGAGTTAGCCCGACGCATCAACACGGAGATCGGGGCCCTGACGGGGCAAGAAGGCCACGTCACTGACCGAGACATCCGGAGGTGGCTGGACGGCAAGACCCAATGGCCGCAGGCCAAGCAGCGGTTGTGCGTCGAGAAGGTACTCGGTCGTTCAGCTATCGACCTGGGCTTCGTTCCCCGGTCCAAGAACGCAGCACAAGCACCACCGGAGGACCCGATGCACCGCCGTACTCTTTTCGCCGCCGCCACCGGAACCGCCGTCGCACTCACAACGGGCGCCGCGCGCCCCCGCCTCGGCCAGAGCGACGTGAACCGCTTCCATGCCGAGTACGCCGAGATCGTCGCGGATGACCAAGCGCTCGGCGGTGCCCAGCAAGTCGAGAACCACGCCGTAGAACTGGCGATGCGAATCAAGTCGTCACTGGCTGCGGGAGGCGCCTCCGCCTGGGTTCGGACGAAGCTCTACTGCCTTGCCTCGGACGTCACTTGCTCGGCAGCCTTCGCCGCCATCGACGCTCAAGCCCGTACCCGTGCCCGCAACCACCTGGACACCGCCGTCACGTTCGCCGGCCTGTCGGGAGACAGCGAGACTCAGTACCACGTATGGAACCACCTTGCGATGGTGGCCGGACAGCGTAAGGACTACGCCGAAGTCTCCGCGGCAGCAGACGCGGCAAAGAGCTCGGCCATCGCCAAGAAGGACCCGCTGTACGCCTCCCTGGCACACATGCGCAATGCCCACGCCTACGCAGGAAGCCGCGAGCGCAGCACCGCTCTCAGGGCCCTCGCTGCCGCAGAACGCTCGTTCGGCCGCCACATGGACGTTGAGCGGCCCCCCTGGATCACGTTCTACGACGAGGCCGAACTCGACGGCCTCACGTCGATCGTGTGGCTCCGCCTAGGCGAACCCGAGCGTGCGGAGTACCACCTGCACCGTGCTCTGGGCGCTATCCGCCCGGATCTCCTCCGGAACCGGACCTACTACACCGCACACTTGTCCCTGGCGCAGGCCAAGCAAGTGACCTGGAGCAAGCGTGCAGCACGGCGAACCGAGCTGCGGACCTGCTGGCCAAGGTTCGTGGCTCGAAGCGCACGACAGACACCCTGGCGAACGTGCGCAAAACCGTCGTGGCGTCGGGGACAAAGGAGCCCAGGGTTCTGGACTGGGCGGAGAGGGCACAGGCATGGATCTGAAGACCTACGCACACAAGGACGCTGCCGACATTCGAGAAATGCTTCTCGACATGCACGACGCTGTCTACGACGGCGGCGAAGACCGCTTTCACGAGAGGGAACGCTTCGCCTGGTTCGTTGACCTTTGGAGTGGCAAGGAAGGCTGGTCATGCGTGGTCGGCTTCGACAAGGGGGCGCCCACCGGATTCGCCTACGGAGCGCCCTTCGAGCCCGGCAAGTGGTGGAAGGGCTCGGAGAGGCCGGCCTCTGTCGCGCCTGAAGCGACGGTCTTCGCCCTGTCAGAGCTGATGGTGATGGAGAACTGGCGCAAAACTGGAGTGTCCACGAAACTCCACGAGGCGCTGGTGGACAGTCGCGGTGAGGACTTCGCGACGCTCCTGGTCGACACGACACATCCGAAAGTCCAGGGCCTCTACGAGACCTGGAAGTACGAAAAGGTCGGCGAGCAGAAGCCCTTCGAGGATTCACCCGTCTTCACGATCATGGTCAAGCCACTCGCGGCTTCTGGTCGGCCGCTGGCTTGAGTTCCAGGTAACCGCATAGTTGGCCACAACAAGGCGGCCCCGCTCCCAGACGAGAGCGGGGCCATGCTCACGCGACGGATTCCGTGGTGTCGTAGCCGTCGATGTAGTCGTGGCCGTTCAGGTGGGCGGCGACCTTGCCAACACCTCGTTCTTGCCGTACCAGCGCGGTCCATGCTGCTGCCCTGCGAGACTTGTCCGCACCACCTAGGGCGAACGGCAGGACGGACGACAGATGGGCATTACGGCAGATGGCCCCTTCGGCGCTTACACCGAAGACGCCGACCTCTTCGACGAGCTGCCCAACGGGGTGCTCGACGAGTATCTCCGGCCGTTCGAGGCCGGACTGCTGATGGCGGCCGGCCGCATGCTGGCCGTCTGCGCCTACCGCGACGCCGCTTACTACGCAGACCGCCCCTTCGACCGCGGCGAGAAAGACGCCGCTGCCACGGTGCTGAACCTGCTGCCCGAGACATGCGACGGCCAGGGCCACGCATTCCGCCGGGATGTGGCGCGCGCCTTCTGGGACCTGGCCGACGACCTCGCGGCCGGGCGCGCCCCGCTACCGCGCTGCCAGGCCGAGACCTGGGCCCTTACGACCATGCTGGATGCAGCGCCCCGGATGTGTGCCGCCGACGACGAGGAACTGACCACGCTCGGCGTGCCCCTCCCCTCGGACACGGGCGAATCCTCCTATCGGGCACCGTACTTCGAAGAGGAAGCCTGGGCGTTCGTCATCGAGGACGCGAAGTACACCATCCCTGAGACCCAACCGCCTGCCTCCCCCCAGGAGACAGCGGACGATGCCGAGGAGGCCGACGCGGTTCCGGAGCCCGAGGGCGGCTGGGACGCTCCCGCCTACTGGTTCTCCCCTTATGGCATCACCCGCCCCCGCGACGCCGAGCGAGGCCACCCGGGCTGGTCCGACACTCCGGAGCAGAGTCCTACACCATCGGGGGTGCCCAGCACCGAGCGGGCAGCGCACCTGCTGGGCTTGGGCGATGACTTCGACCCATGGGAGGCGGCAGAGAGCGATGTCCTGCGCCCCCGGGTGCGGACGATGGCGGACACGCTGACTCCGCTGGCGGCCAGGCTGCTGACGGTGGCCGCCGAGATGGTGGGCGAGCGCGGCTGGCATGACCTGCTCGCCCACGGCGACCGGGTCTTCGCACGCCCCGACGAGGAGGAGGATGTCTGGGAGCTTGAGGAGTCCTTCCTCCTCCAGTTGCCGCCGCTGTGCGACGGTCAGTCCGCCGCCTGGCGCCTGGCTATGGTGCGGGCCGTGGAGAACCTGGCCGATGACCTGCGCTCGGGACGTGCCCCGCTGCCAACCTGCACCGCCGAGGAACTCGCGTTCCATCTGATCCTGTCCGAGGCCCGGACGGTCCTGGACTACCTCGACGAGGACGATGGATACGCCCACGCCGTGGGCCTGCCAACTGGCGGCCAGTTCACCGTCCGCCACCGTACCTTCGACCATTGGAGGGAAGCCTTCCTGCAGGACGAAGACGTCCTGTTCCACTACGACCAGGACCTCGCCGGCGTCGCCTCTGACCCCGACCACCCGGCAAGCCAGCAACTCGGCACCGGAGACCTGCGCCCCCGCGCCTGGTTCGCACCCTTCGGCAACATCCGCCCCCGCCTTCCTCGCTCCCTGACCGACCAGCACCGTGCACGCCTCGCCGACGCGGATCCCGACATCTTTTTCGCCAGCACCCCAGCCCTGGCCAAGCTCGGCACCCCGTCCGCGGAGGCGGACACGGCCACCGTGCTGCCCGGACAGCTCCGAGACGAGTTCGAGCACTTCATCGGCCTTGCCCAGCGCCGCTTCTTCGACGAGCCGTGCGCCATCGCGATGGCCGCAAGCCTGGACCGTCTACTCACCCGCCTCTTCGACACCGACACCGTGGTGCCCTTCCATATCTGGCCGCTCAACCCCCGCGCCAGCGCTGTCAAGACAGGGCTGCTGCTCGTCGACCATGACTTCTGCCTGCAGGGATACACCCGCACCTGGCGCCTGAGCTGCGACCGCACGGACCGCGAGGCACGCGAGTGGGCCGTCGCCCTCCTTGAGGACTGCGCCAAATACATCCTGGCCAACTACGGGCAGACCGCCATGGGCTTCCTTCGAGGCGGCCCGTCCACCCCGCCTCTGGACCGCCAGCTCTACGACGTGCTGCCCGCCCGCCTGCGCGAACTCGCACGGGACCTCACCACAGCCGGCCTGCTGCGCCACCGCACCCGCCACCTTGGCATGAGCAGTGCCCAGCTCGCCGAGGAAGCCATCCTCCCCGAACCCCTGGTCACCGCCTGGCTCGACGGTGCCCCCGTCACACCCTCCCAGCTCCTGCGCTGCGCCCCGGCCCTGCAACTGTCCGAGGACGTCCTGCTCGCCGCGCTGGAGGGCAAGCGAGACACGGCGTACTGGCCGCTGCCTGTTCCGCCGCCGGACGAGCAGGGCCGCCCCGAGTGACCCAGCTCGGACAGGCGCATTGGACGCCCCCGCCGATCTCATCCACTCTCGTAAGTACAGAGGCCGTACGACCGGGAATTACGGACACGGTTTCAACCCTGGACGAGACGGTGGAGCGCATCCTGCGCGATACGGGCTTGGACCAGGGGGCGGCCGTCGACCGCTGAAGCTTCCAAAGATCGGCCTGCCACGCAAATGCCCCCGGAATCACGTGGATTCCGGGGGCAGGCATAGCGGAGCAGGTGGGGTCAGCTCTCTTCGGAGCCGCTATCGTCGGGCTTCTGCATACGGCGTCGGCGGGTCAGCGCGATCACGCCACCGCCGGCGAGGAGGAGGGCGCCTGCGCCGCCGAGCAGCCACGGGGTGGCGTCGGCGCCGGTGTGGGCGAGGGAGCCTTCCGGTGCGAGGGCCGGGGGGCTCGGGACTTCATCCGGCACCGGCGGCGGGGAGACCGATGCCGAGGCGGAGGGAGCAGGCGTGGTGGGGGTGTGCGGGGTCGCCTTGGGCGGCGTGCTGGTGTCCGGGGTCGGTGGAGTCGGCTGCGGGGTCGGCGGAGTCGGCTTCGGGCTGGGCGGCTGTTCCTTCTTGGTGTCCGTAAAGGTGACGTTGACCGGGGCACCAGGCTTGGCGGTGAACTTCTCCGGAGCGGCGTCGAGCTGGTAGCCCTCGGGAGCCTTGACCTCGGCGGCGGTGTAGTTAGTGCCGGCGCGCGAGGCGACGGGGAGGGTGGCCTTGGCCGTTCCGTCCTTGCCGGTGGTCAGGGTGACCGGCGTGCCGCCGGTGGCGGAGGTGATGTTGATGACGGCGCCCGCGAGGGGCTGGCCGGTGCTCTTGTCGGTCTTCTTGACGGTTACCTCAGCGGGCTTGAACGGATCGATCACGGTGACGGGGGTGCCATTGCCAGCGGTGACGATGACGTCCTGGTCGGGCACGACGTCGAGGATCGGGATGCCGCTGGAGGTCTCCTTGAGCCGGTAGACGCCCACCTCCAGGCCCTTGAAGACAAGCTTGCCGTCCGCGTCGGTCTTGCCGCTGGCGGCTTCCTTGCCGGTGCTGTCGAGCAAGGTGAAGGAGACGCCGCCGATCGGGGCGCCGCCGGTGTCCTTCTTCAGGATCTGGATGCCGCCGGTGTCAGGAGCATGGGCGAAAGCACTCGGGGCGGAGACCAGGGTGCTGGTCATCGTAGTGGCGACTGTGACGGCAGCGGCGAGGCGCCGGGACGGGATGCGCAAGTGGAGATTCTCCTGGTTGTTGGCAGGCCGCAGGGCCCGGTGGTTAGGGATCGGGCGGTTCAGCGGGAATGGCCGCGGGCCCGGCTTGGGGGTGGTGATGCTGGGAGCGGACGTGGGCGTGGCGGTGCGGTGATCGCGTAGCGGCGGCCCGCCGCCCGCACGATTCGCTGCTGTTCCGCGACTGGGCTCTGCTCGATGCTGGCCAGGCCCTGAGCGATCTTGTGCCCGAAGGGTGAGTCGACGGTGAGGCCGGCCTCTTGAACGATCTGCCAGGCGGCTGAGGCTTCGACCACGGCGGCGTACTCGGCGGGGATGCCGAGCATCTCGACGGCGTGGAACCGCGCTTCGTGCAAGCAGTGAGGGGAACGTCGTCGTTCATGACGTCCTCGATGATGTCGAGCAGGGCGAGTGTGGCCCGGTGCAGCTGGTCCTGAGCGGCAGGGTCGGCCAGCCAGAGTCCGGCAGGTCCCGGGGCGGGGACGGCAGGCCACCGGTAGGTGGAGGCGGCTGGGGAGGCTGACGGCGGGAGGGCAGCCAGCGGAGCGGCGACATGGGGCTCCGGGGGGGCTCAACGGGCTCGGGAGCCGTTGCGTGAGGCTGGATGGGCGGGTGCCGGGATTGCGGTCCGCCCAGTGGCGCGGCTCGGCGCGGATTCGGTCCAGGCGCCGGGGAACCAGACAGCGGCGTACTGCTTGATGGCGTCGCGCAAACCGGTGGTGACGGCCCCGTCCCACGGTGGGCGGCCTGGGCGGTGGTAGGTGTCGAACGTGCCGTACTGCTTCGTGTTCGGCCGGACGTTGGTGGCCTCGTCGCGGCGGTGGAAGGTGCCGTGTTCCACGAAGCCGAGGGCCACCGCGTCGATTTCTCCGCGGTCCGGGTGGACGACCGCGACCCGCAGTCCGCCGTAGGTGTCCGCGTGGATGGTGCGGGTGAAGTCGATGCGCAGCCGCAGGGGTGCGCCGGGGGCGGGGGTGGCGAAGTAGGTGTTGCCCACGACGGCGTGGTCGTGGAAGGGGAGACACAGTTCGGCGAAGAACTCGGCGGCCTGTAGCGGCAAGTGGGGGCTCCGGTCGGGGTGGGGATGGTCCTACCGGCGTGGGCCAGGCAGGGCCGGTGGGCTGGTGGTGCTCCAGCGCGGGACGCTGGCCGCGGGGAGCGCCGCCGGGCGGCGGGATGCGGTGGTCCGGCGTACGTCGAGCGGTGTGGGGGCCGTCGAGCCGGGCGGGAGGATCGGGGTGAGCTGGGCCATGTCCTTGAT
Protein-coding regions in this window:
- a CDS encoding GNAT family N-acetyltransferase translates to MDLKTYAHKDAADIREMLLDMHDAVYDGGEDRFHERERFAWFVDLWSGKEGWSCVVGFDKGAPTGFAYGAPFEPGKWWKGSERPASVAPEATVFALSELMVMENWRKTGVSTKLHEALVDSRGEDFATLLVDTTHPKVQGLYETWKYEKVGEQKPFEDSPVFTIMVKPLAASGRPLA
- a CDS encoding SpaA isopeptide-forming pilin-related protein, yielding MTSTLVSAPSAFAHAPDTGGIQILKKDTGGAPIGGVSFTLLDSTGKEAASGKTDADGKLVFKGLEVGVYRLKETSSGIPILDVVPDQDVIVTAGNGTPVTVIDPFKPAEVTVKKTDKSTGQPLAGAVINITSATGGTPVTLTTGKDGTAKATLPVASRAGTNYTAAEVKAPEGYQLDAAPEKFTAKPGAPVNVTFTDTKKEQPPSPKPTPPTPQPTPPTPDTSTPPKATPHTPTTPAPSASASVSPPPVPDEVPSPPALAPEGSLAHTGADATPWLLGGAGALLLAGGGVIALTRRRRMQKPDDSGSEES